ATGTTTAAAAGGGTTCGGCTCCTGCCAGTGGCTTAGCAAGGGTAGGGTATTATTTTAGGGgcagcaaatttatttttaaaaattctaaaacttaTCTGTTTTGTATCCCTAAGCAAATACCATAACGCAGTActtgatatttgttttaaaaaatatcaagctaaatattataatgcaaaataaaatcttcaatCTATAAATTCAACGGTAACGACTTCGAAAAATgggcatgttttttatttctaaatgttTATCTTTAAGGTCATCGAAAAGAATTTTGCCATCAAGATCAAGATGAAACGACTGGATATGgaggaaactttttaaaattagttcatttgttgaaaaaatatgacCTCAAGCTAGGTGTatcaaacttgaaaaaaaattctttaacttacttgtcatctaccattcagtttaaaaaaccgagtttattaaagtttttggataaaaagtcaaaagaaaagttattgaACTGATACTAGaagataagtatttttcaaTAGTGGTTAACAGCACCCCTGATACTTCTCATAAGAATCAAACCAAGTTTTATGTTAAGTTAGGATTAACAAAATCAGATGTATGTTGCGGAATCCTCTCTTGATTTCATTGACACAAAAGGGAAAAAATGCTAAGCCATTTCAAccaaaatttggaaaaattagaAAGTGATGGAACAGATGTTCAATATTGTTGAGGACAAGCATACAATGATGTTGCTGTGATGTCTTGCCACATCAGATGCGCATTAAAGAAATCAACGAAAAAGCAGAGTTTGTTGCATGTACAAATCATTCAGTAAACTTAGCAGGTGTGCATGCAGCATCAACTGCTTTGAATTCTGTTAGGTTTTTAGCAACTAGGCAGCAGTTATTCATACTCTTCTCTTACTTGACTCAATGCTGGAATGTTTTTACTTATGTCACCGGTCAAACTGTCAAGTGCAAAATAGAAACACGATGTAAAGCAAGGGGATATGTAGTTAGtgttgtgaaaaaaaaagttactcaaAAATCTTAAATGCTATTGAACGATTAACTTTTGAAGAGGAGAATAGATGTGCTATTGTGGGTAGTTGtgaaagagatttttttaaactaaaattgataaaaatagacCTTACATCTTCAATGAGTACCCGCGTTTAAGAAACCTTGCCATACTATCCATTGAACAGAAACTGATTAATGAAATTGACTTTATAAGCCTCATTGATGACTTTGCtcacaaaaaagaaagaaaacaaacCTTCAAAATGTTGTAACAAAGTCGATTTTTTGCGaataaaaatcaagttaaaaataaccttatatttaaataagtctttTGATAAATGCAATGGTTGTAGTTTTTATGTAGGCGGCACAAATTAGATTTCTCCCCGGGCTGCATAACCCCCCTCCCTCTTACCTCCCTCCCCCTCCCTCCCCCAGGTACAAATACGGTTTATAAAAGTTCAACGTTTAAAAGTcgaaaatattgcaaaaattgcATTGGTTGGTGGATgagtttatattataaagagGCATTCGTCTAACCAATATAGGCGTgaaaaaacagtaaattttatTGGACATAGCAATGTTATGTAAATTTGCGATTAAGGGTTTAAAGTCCGTTGTTCATGTTGTTCGGAAgtcttgttattattattttcgaaaCCAAAATGATTTAATTAGCATATgtgatgtaatttttttataataaatcacGTTTAAATCCAtgtttcttaaattgttttttaaattttcgttgtgagttcaaagtttaattttgtaCTTTGCGgggttttttattgttgttcttttttttatttgtaaaaagctTTGAGTGTGATTACGAGGtgacttttttaagaaaactaaattttaatctaattattACGGTTTTCTTATTTCAGAAACTTGATGTATTTATCATTCATAAATTTTCACAAGACACCTTTTTTATGAACAAATGGAAGACCTAGATACTTCAGATGAACTGGATTTGTCTTGTTTACTTTTAAGTAATTTTCAACTCAAAAGTCTGAGTGCACATTTTGGGTTTAACCCTATAAATATTAGGAAACTTGTACTTCGGAGTAATTCATTAAAAGAATTGCCGTCTAGTATTTCCGATTTGTGTAATCTTCAAGAACTAGATGCTTCTTCTAATCAAATATCTTGGATATCAGGTgaaattttttgtctaaaacaaataaataaactcgAGCTACGAAATAATCAGCTTCAAACTCTTCCTAAAGAATTTGAAAATTGTTCATCATTGAAAATCCTAAATCTTGGAGGTAATTTGTTCACTGACATCCCACCTCCAATATTTAATCTCAAAGgacttcaaaaactttttcttggTGGAAATAAAATAGCTGTTTTGCCACCTCAGATTGAGAAATTAACATGGtgagaatttaaaattttctatttataaatgtattactGTTATAATTACTTCATTAACATTATTCACTACCACCATATTCTTTATTCACTCATGGTTTTTCTCTGGAAACTACAATTCTCACAGTGCATTAGCAAATCGtttttaatatatctaaaacagaaaaaaggtCTCCCCTACGATattctattaaataatttttttttaagacaaagtTTAAAACAAGCATTACACTTTAAGGCAAAAAcctttaattttctaaataaaagttttagtatcatcattattattgttaatgatAGTATTGATGTtgctgtttatttttatttttgaattcattataaaaaaattattttacagattttttaattatttataataaatttgttattatattttagcttGGAAGTTCTTTATCTTGGAGGAAATCTTTTGAAGACTGTATGCCCAAATTTAGGgaagttaaaacatttaaaacaactgGTTTTATGTGATAATCAATTAGAAGTAATACCACAAgagtttggttttttaaagaGTCTTGAATCATTAAGTTtgcatcaaaattatttaaaaacacttcCAATGGGTATTTTATCCCTTGTAAATTTACAGGAATTGACGTTGCGTGACA
This genomic interval from Hydra vulgaris chromosome 01, alternate assembly HydraT2T_AEP contains the following:
- the LOC100207684 gene encoding leucine-rich repeat-containing protein 58 isoform X2, with protein sequence MEDLDTSDELDLSCLLLSNFQLKSLSAHFGFNPINIRKLVLRSNSLKELPSSISDLCNLQELDASSNQISWISGEIFCLKQINKLELRNNQLQTLPKEFENCSSLKILNLGGNLFTDIPPPIFNLKGLQKLFLGGNKIAVLPPQIEKLTCLEVLYLGGNLLKTVCPNLGKLKHLKQLVLCDNQLEVIPQEFGFLKSLESLSLHQNYLKTLPMGILSLVNLQELTLRDNPLVNTFIKKLEFNPPTLLEICGRCIKKAKVPYTQHDLPRVLCNYLNSAQCCVNPKCDGVYFDSRVKCIKFVDFCGKYRLPLEQYLCSPCDNGDSKFDAVDSYIMQKVLLPKNVVDSD